A portion of the Chlamydia avium 10DC88 genome contains these proteins:
- a CDS encoding ATP-binding protein, whose amino-acid sequence MTSSSGEAIFPALLSELHNMLDFVKHTKQLQAFPKEKLLKLELACEELLVNIISYAYQEFPSPGTITISCDGNPQEFHVTIKDYGTSFNPLAATIDMQTYVPLDERKLGGLGIFLAKSSVDEFQYERHANANIVHLKIHNT is encoded by the coding sequence ATGACCTCTTCTAGTGGAGAAGCTATCTTTCCCGCTCTTCTTAGTGAACTTCACAATATGTTAGATTTTGTTAAACATACTAAGCAACTCCAAGCTTTTCCCAAAGAGAAACTATTAAAACTCGAACTTGCCTGTGAAGAATTACTTGTTAATATTATCTCCTATGCTTATCAAGAGTTCCCTTCTCCGGGAACCATTACGATTTCCTGCGATGGTAATCCACAAGAATTTCATGTAACTATCAAAGATTACGGAACTTCATTTAATCCTTTAGCAGCAACAATCGATATGCAGACATATGTCCCTTTAGATGAAAGAAAACTAGGTGGACTAGGTATTTTTTTAGCTAAAAGTTCTGTGGATGAATTTCAGTATGAACGACATGCAAATGCGAATATTGTCCATTTAAAAATCCATAATACTTAG
- a CDS encoding LPS assembly lipoprotein LptE → MHKIIVVLLSCFVSCVLISCTGYTLVNSSNVLSALGKSIRSEGVDLSPIDKDVSGQLSAAIIYELGKRSLSAHSGESNSRYLLKVQLLNEVDENTGFTYAPNKINNKTPRHFIVSNEGRLSLSAQVQLIDKHSGQVLINEHIARKSVTFDFEPDLGIVNAHQFALGQFEMHNEAIKSAQRVLYAHLAETIVQQVYYDLF, encoded by the coding sequence ATGCATAAGATTATTGTCGTATTATTATCTTGCTTCGTAAGTTGTGTATTGATTTCATGTACTGGTTATACACTAGTGAATTCTTCTAATGTACTATCTGCTTTAGGGAAATCCATTCGATCAGAAGGAGTGGATCTTTCTCCAATAGATAAGGACGTTTCGGGACAATTATCAGCGGCAATTATTTATGAATTAGGGAAACGTTCTCTATCTGCGCATAGTGGAGAAAGTAATTCCCGCTATCTTTTGAAAGTTCAACTCTTAAATGAGGTTGACGAGAATACAGGTTTTACTTATGCCCCAAATAAGATTAATAATAAAACTCCTAGGCATTTTATAGTTTCTAATGAAGGGCGTTTATCTTTATCAGCACAAGTACAGCTGATTGATAAACATTCAGGGCAAGTATTAATTAATGAACATATAGCACGGAAATCAGTTACTTTTGACTTCGAACCTGATTTAGGTATTGTTAACGCTCATCAGTTTGCTTTAGGACAATTTGAAATGCATAATGAAGCTATAAAGAGCGCTCAGCGTGTACTATATGCTCATTTAGCAGAGACTATTGTTCAACAGGTATATTATGACCTCTTCTAG
- a CDS encoding tetratricopeptide repeat protein, whose translation MRLFLQLIFALLLVSANCYARPISFEPFYGKLSPLRFVPKYSAKHYLSEGIRYLEYQNYYRASLCFGTIIHHFPKDPLYSEALYLMGVCYFKKDQPDLADKTFSLYMQLPNAKYSEELFAMKLAIAQSFAQGKRKRVFLLEGFPKLVNADEDALRIYDEILAAFPYKDLGAQALYLKGDLLVIKKNLSEAIKVFKKLTLQFPQHPLSPKAFVRLSEIYFMQAKKEAHNAQYLKLAKMNEEAMKKQHPNHPLNAEVSSNVRSMSDLYASGLYHSGRFYEKKKKPEAASIYYTTAIENHPDSPLVAKCLKRLDRIAKHS comes from the coding sequence ATGAGACTCTTTTTACAATTAATTTTTGCGTTATTGCTTGTGTCTGCTAACTGTTATGCTAGGCCGATTTCTTTTGAACCTTTTTATGGGAAACTCTCTCCTCTTAGATTTGTTCCCAAGTATTCTGCTAAACACTATCTTTCTGAAGGCATTCGCTATTTAGAATATCAAAATTACTACAGAGCATCGTTATGCTTTGGTACGATTATTCATCATTTTCCCAAAGATCCTCTATATTCTGAAGCTCTTTATCTTATGGGTGTATGCTATTTCAAAAAGGATCAACCAGATTTAGCCGACAAAACATTTTCTTTATATATGCAGCTTCCTAATGCTAAATATTCTGAAGAGTTATTTGCTATGAAGCTTGCAATAGCTCAAAGTTTTGCCCAGGGGAAACGCAAGCGTGTTTTCCTCTTAGAAGGCTTCCCAAAATTAGTGAATGCTGACGAAGATGCCCTGCGCATTTACGATGAAATTCTTGCAGCGTTTCCTTATAAAGACCTAGGAGCACAAGCTTTATATCTTAAGGGAGACTTGCTTGTTATTAAAAAAAATCTTTCAGAAGCTATAAAAGTATTCAAAAAGCTGACGCTGCAATTTCCTCAACATCCTTTATCTCCCAAGGCTTTTGTACGTCTATCCGAAATCTACTTCATGCAAGCTAAAAAAGAAGCTCATAATGCACAATATTTAAAATTAGCCAAAATGAACGAAGAGGCGATGAAAAAGCAGCATCCTAACCATCCTCTGAATGCTGAGGTTTCTTCAAATGTACGTTCTATGAGTGATCTTTATGCTTCAGGGTTATACCACTCTGGACGCTTTTATGAAAAAAAGAAGAAACCAGAAGCAGCAAGTATTTATTATACTACAGCAATAGAAAATCATCCCGATTCACCACTCGTTGCTAAATGTCTCAAGCGATTGGATAGAATAGCAAAACATTCTTAA
- the pgtP gene encoding MFS transporter — MNIWTKFFQPPKHIKELDDPELIKKKYKYWRMRIFYSMFVGYIFYYFTRKSFTFAMPTLMADLGFDKAQLGIIGSTLYITYGISKFVSGVMSDQSNPRYFMALGLIITGLTNIFFGMSSSILLLALWWGVNGWFQGWGWPPCARLLTHWYSKSERGTWWSVWSTSHNVGGALIPIFTGLAIGCCGWRGAMFIPGILCIGMGFVLINRLRDTPQSLGLPAIERYRKEYESQKHQKTTADILEEEAEKELSTREILFTYVLTNKWIWLLSVASFFIYVVRMAVNDWSALFLIETKHYVAVTANFCVSLFEVGGLFGMLIAGWLSDKISKGERGPMNVIFSLGLLFSILLMWYNRDQNLWWIDGILLFIIGFFLFGPQMMIGLAAAELSHKKAAGTASGFTGWFAYFGAAFAGYPLGKIAQDWGWKGFFFALLGCALIALVLFLPTWNASEKNYKAKT, encoded by the coding sequence ATGAATATTTGGACCAAATTCTTTCAGCCCCCTAAGCACATTAAGGAACTTGATGATCCAGAATTAATCAAGAAAAAGTACAAATATTGGAGAATGAGAATCTTCTATAGCATGTTTGTGGGGTATATTTTCTACTACTTCACACGCAAGAGCTTTACATTCGCTATGCCCACACTCATGGCAGACTTAGGTTTTGATAAAGCACAGCTAGGTATTATTGGAAGCACGTTATACATTACTTATGGTATCAGTAAATTTGTCAGTGGGGTGATGTCTGATCAATCTAATCCTCGTTACTTCATGGCTTTGGGGCTTATCATTACTGGTTTAACAAATATCTTCTTTGGAATGTCTTCTTCCATTCTCCTACTTGCTCTATGGTGGGGAGTCAATGGTTGGTTTCAAGGATGGGGATGGCCTCCATGTGCCCGTCTACTGACACATTGGTATTCTAAATCAGAACGAGGCACTTGGTGGAGTGTATGGAGTACTTCTCATAATGTTGGGGGCGCATTAATTCCTATTTTTACTGGGCTCGCTATTGGCTGTTGCGGCTGGAGAGGTGCCATGTTTATTCCAGGTATTCTGTGTATTGGCATGGGTTTCGTTTTAATAAACCGTCTACGTGATACGCCACAATCTTTAGGACTACCTGCCATTGAGAGATATAGAAAAGAATATGAATCACAGAAACACCAGAAAACTACTGCAGATATCCTGGAAGAAGAGGCTGAAAAAGAGCTATCAACTAGAGAAATTTTATTCACTTATGTCCTCACAAATAAATGGATTTGGTTATTATCTGTAGCCTCTTTCTTCATTTACGTTGTTCGTATGGCAGTCAATGATTGGAGTGCATTATTTTTAATAGAAACAAAGCATTATGTTGCTGTTACAGCAAATTTCTGTGTTTCCTTGTTTGAAGTGGGTGGCCTTTTCGGCATGTTAATTGCTGGGTGGTTATCAGACAAAATTTCTAAAGGAGAACGTGGGCCAATGAATGTTATTTTTTCTTTAGGCTTGCTATTCTCTATTTTACTCATGTGGTACAATCGCGACCAAAATCTTTGGTGGATAGATGGAATCCTGCTTTTTATCATCGGATTCTTTTTATTTGGCCCACAAATGATGATTGGCTTAGCAGCCGCCGAGTTATCCCATAAAAAAGCCGCAGGAACAGCTAGTGGTTTTACTGGATGGTTTGCGTATTTCGGAGCTGCTTTTGCAGGATATCCTCTAGGGAAAATAGCTCAGGATTGGGGATGGAAAGGCTTTTTCTTTGCCTTATTAGGCTGCGCTTTAATAGCTCTTGTCTTATTTCTTCCCACATGGAATGCTTCTGAAAAAAACTACAAAGCGAAAACATAA
- the hisS gene encoding histidine--tRNA ligase: MKVALPKGVFDIFPYIADGKHMWRNTSLWHKVEDRIHEVCALYGFSEIRTPVFESTSLFLHAGEQSDIVKKEMYTFADKKGRSLTLRPEGTAPIVRAFIDHLANQRSENKFYYILPMFRYERQQSGRYRQHHQFGLEAIGMKHPLRDAEVLSLLWQFYTSVGLQNMLLQLNFLGGEITRKRYNDVLREYFSEHLSSLSVLSQERYHTNLLRILDSKEPEDQDIIASAPIILDYISEEDRKYFDKILSTLADLHIPHTVHPRLVRGLDYYTDMVFEAVTTCGGHSYALGGGGRYDSLIGASGGPSTPACGFGVGLERVIQTLLAQGSLKLPRSHKIRLISLEPQADTFCFLWAQHLRSLGIPTEVDWTHKKLKIALKVADAEQVTFACPIGERELHSERLIMKNMFLRQEFSGSKQEVEQRLLYEIQNTSL; encoded by the coding sequence GTGAAAGTAGCTTTGCCCAAAGGGGTTTTTGATATATTTCCTTACATTGCTGATGGTAAGCATATGTGGAGGAACACTTCACTATGGCATAAAGTAGAAGACAGAATTCATGAAGTCTGTGCATTGTACGGATTTTCGGAGATACGTACTCCTGTTTTCGAAAGCACCTCCCTATTTCTACATGCTGGAGAGCAAAGTGATATCGTTAAAAAGGAAATGTACACTTTTGCTGATAAGAAAGGGAGATCATTAACATTGCGCCCTGAAGGCACAGCTCCTATTGTGCGAGCATTTATAGATCACCTTGCCAATCAGCGTAGTGAAAATAAGTTTTACTATATCCTCCCCATGTTTCGTTATGAACGACAACAGTCAGGGAGATACCGACAGCATCATCAGTTTGGTCTTGAAGCTATAGGAATGAAACATCCTTTACGTGATGCAGAAGTTCTAAGTTTGCTTTGGCAGTTTTATACTTCTGTTGGTCTTCAAAATATGCTGTTGCAATTAAATTTCTTAGGAGGAGAGATAACGCGTAAGCGCTACAATGACGTTTTGCGCGAATATTTTTCTGAGCATTTATCTTCTCTGTCTGTTCTTAGTCAAGAGAGGTATCATACAAATTTATTAAGAATTTTAGACTCTAAGGAACCTGAAGACCAAGATATAATTGCTTCAGCACCTATAATTCTTGATTATATTTCCGAAGAAGACAGGAAATATTTTGATAAAATTTTATCTACATTAGCAGACTTACATATTCCCCATACAGTTCATCCGCGGTTAGTTCGTGGTCTCGATTACTATACAGATATGGTTTTCGAAGCAGTGACTACTTGTGGAGGGCATTCCTATGCCTTGGGAGGTGGGGGACGGTATGATAGCTTGATAGGAGCCTCAGGAGGTCCTTCAACTCCTGCTTGTGGATTTGGTGTAGGGTTAGAAAGGGTAATTCAGACTTTGTTGGCTCAAGGTAGCTTAAAGCTTCCTCGCTCTCACAAGATTCGATTAATTTCTTTAGAGCCTCAGGCAGATACATTTTGTTTTTTGTGGGCGCAGCATCTACGTAGTTTAGGGATTCCCACTGAAGTTGATTGGACACATAAAAAATTGAAAATAGCTTTAAAAGTAGCAGATGCAGAACAAGTAACTTTTGCTTGCCCTATAGGGGAAAGGGAGTTGCATTCAGAACGATTGATCATGAAAAATATGTTTTTACGTCAGGAGTTCTCTGGTTCGAAGCAGGAGGTGGAGCAAAGGTTGCTATATGAAATACAGAACACATCGTTGTAA
- the aspS gene encoding aspartate--tRNA ligase produces the protein MKYRTHRCNELSLSNVGEVVRLSGWVHRYRNHGGVVFIDLRDRFGITQIVCRESENPALHQLVDSLRSEWVLSVEGRVCQRLEGMRNPHLVTGDIEVEVEQVTVLSKARNTPFSIADEHINVNEELRLEYRYLDMRRGGILDRLICRHKVMLACRQYMDSQGFTEVVTPVLGKSTPEGARDYLVPSRIYPGSFYALPQSPQLFKQILMIGGLDRYFQIATCFRDEDLRADRQPEFSQIDIEMSFASPEDLFPIVEQLIVEIFAIQGISIQLPLPRMTYKDAKDLYGTDKPDLRFGLQLRDCCEHAKKFTFSIFLDQLAQGGVVKGFCVPGGADISRKQLDGYTEFVKRYGAMGLVWIKKQGNSIASNVAKFASEPVFQAIFSDFEAQDNDILLLVAAPEVIANQSLDHLRRLIAKERKLYDESQYNFVWITDFPLFAEEEGKICSEHHPFTSPLEEDIPLLDTDPLAVRSSSYDLVLNGYEIASGSQRIYDADLQNKIFSILELTPKNVEEKFGFFVDALSFGTPPHLGIALGLDRIMMVLTHAESIREVIAFPKTQKAADLMMDAPAEIMTSQLKELNIKVTS, from the coding sequence ATGAAATACAGAACACATCGTTGTAATGAACTTTCTTTAAGTAATGTTGGAGAGGTTGTACGCTTATCTGGTTGGGTGCATCGATATCGCAACCATGGAGGAGTTGTTTTCATAGATTTGCGTGATCGTTTTGGTATTACGCAAATCGTCTGTCGTGAAAGCGAAAATCCTGCATTGCATCAATTAGTTGATTCCTTGCGTTCTGAGTGGGTTTTATCTGTGGAAGGACGTGTTTGCCAACGCTTAGAGGGGATGAGGAATCCCCATCTAGTTACTGGAGATATCGAAGTGGAAGTGGAACAAGTCACCGTTCTATCGAAAGCAAGAAATACTCCTTTTTCTATTGCAGATGAACACATTAATGTTAATGAAGAATTGCGATTAGAATACCGTTACTTAGACATGCGTCGCGGAGGTATTTTAGATAGATTAATTTGTCGGCATAAAGTCATGCTAGCATGCCGTCAATATATGGATTCTCAAGGATTTACAGAGGTCGTTACTCCAGTGTTGGGCAAATCCACGCCTGAAGGAGCACGAGATTATTTAGTCCCTTCAAGAATTTATCCGGGAAGTTTCTATGCTTTGCCTCAATCTCCTCAGTTGTTTAAACAAATTCTCATGATAGGGGGTTTGGACCGCTATTTTCAAATAGCCACATGCTTCCGAGATGAAGATCTGCGTGCTGATCGTCAGCCGGAATTTTCTCAAATTGATATTGAAATGAGTTTCGCTTCTCCTGAGGATTTATTCCCCATTGTTGAGCAATTGATTGTAGAGATATTCGCAATACAAGGAATTTCTATTCAATTGCCTCTACCAAGGATGACTTATAAGGATGCCAAGGACCTTTATGGAACAGATAAGCCCGATCTTCGTTTTGGATTGCAGTTGCGCGATTGTTGTGAGCATGCCAAAAAGTTTACATTCTCAATATTTCTAGATCAATTAGCTCAGGGTGGGGTAGTTAAAGGCTTTTGTGTTCCTGGAGGAGCAGATATTTCTCGTAAGCAATTGGATGGATATACAGAATTTGTAAAACGCTATGGAGCTATGGGACTTGTTTGGATTAAAAAGCAAGGCAATAGCATTGCTTCTAATGTGGCAAAGTTTGCCTCAGAGCCTGTGTTTCAAGCAATATTTTCTGATTTTGAGGCACAAGATAATGATATCTTATTGTTGGTAGCTGCCCCAGAGGTAATAGCTAATCAGTCTTTGGATCATCTGCGTAGGTTGATTGCTAAGGAACGTAAGTTATACGATGAATCGCAATATAATTTTGTTTGGATAACAGATTTTCCTTTGTTTGCTGAAGAAGAGGGTAAAATATGTTCTGAACACCATCCATTCACCTCTCCTTTGGAAGAAGACATTCCTTTGCTTGATACAGATCCGCTAGCAGTACGTTCTTCAAGTTATGATCTAGTATTAAATGGGTATGAAATAGCTTCGGGATCCCAACGGATTTATGATGCTGATTTGCAAAATAAAATATTTTCTATTTTAGAGTTAACTCCTAAAAACGTTGAAGAAAAGTTTGGTTTTTTTGTTGATGCATTGAGTTTCGGTACGCCTCCTCATTTAGGAATTGCTTTAGGTTTAGACCGTATTATGATGGTATTGACCCATGCTGAGAGCATTCGTGAAGTGATTGCTTTCCCTAAAACTCAAAAGGCTGCAGATTTAATGATGGATGCACCTGCAGAAATTATGACTTCCCAATTAAAAGAACTAAATATTAAGGTAACTTCTTAA
- a CDS encoding FKBP-type peptidyl-prolyl cis-trans isomerase, with translation MKKWWHVVIITMVMSFFIASCDSSQKNKTQPPQVSERSTDENLQLSEYQQISRTFGHLLARQLRKSEDIMMDITEVAKGLQAELACKSAPLTESEYEEKVAEMQQKIFEKKAKENLSLAEKFLRENKKNADVVEVQANKLQYRIIKEGDGKTLMGKPSALLHYKGSFIDGQVFSSSDVNKEPILLPLGQTIPGFALGMQGMREGETRILYIHPELAYGTAGQLPPNSLLIFEIQLIETVDEPVATTDTAETKNPA, from the coding sequence ATGAAAAAATGGTGGCACGTAGTTATAATAACAATGGTGATGTCTTTTTTCATTGCTTCTTGTGATTCGAGTCAAAAAAATAAGACTCAGCCACCACAAGTGAGTGAGAGAAGTACAGATGAAAATCTACAGCTTTCCGAGTATCAACAGATATCACGTACCTTTGGACATTTGCTTGCAAGGCAGTTACGTAAGTCTGAAGACATTATGATGGATATTACAGAGGTAGCTAAAGGTTTGCAAGCAGAGTTGGCATGTAAAAGTGCACCTCTAACAGAATCAGAATATGAGGAAAAAGTAGCAGAAATGCAGCAGAAGATTTTTGAAAAGAAAGCAAAGGAAAATCTATCTCTAGCAGAAAAATTCTTAAGAGAAAATAAGAAAAATGCCGATGTTGTTGAAGTCCAAGCTAATAAATTGCAATATCGTATTATAAAAGAAGGAGATGGTAAGACCTTAATGGGGAAACCTTCAGCTTTGTTACATTATAAGGGCAGTTTTATAGATGGTCAGGTCTTCAGTAGTTCAGATGTAAATAAAGAACCTATCCTTCTTCCTCTTGGACAAACTATCCCAGGATTTGCTTTGGGTATGCAAGGAATGAGAGAAGGAGAAACTCGTATTCTTTATATTCACCCCGAACTAGCTTATGGTACTGCAGGACAGTTACCTCCAAATTCTTTATTAATCTTTGAGATCCAATTAATTGAAACTGTTGATGAGCCCGTAGCAACAACAGATACAGCGGAGACAAAGAATCCTGCATGA
- a CDS encoding tRNA (cytidine(34)-2'-O)-methyltransferase codes for MKVVLYNPDIPQNTGNIGRTCLALGASLILVRPLGFSLLDKFVKRAGMDYWNQVDVSVVDSLDEALAGVSPDEMFFLSTKGSQYYGDASLSTTGVYIFGSESKGLPEEVLKKYYNHCYYLPMKPQVRSLNLATTVGVVLFEAVRQNNYSTLIREGS; via the coding sequence ATGAAAGTAGTCCTTTATAACCCGGATATTCCACAAAATACAGGAAATATAGGTAGGACTTGTTTAGCTTTAGGGGCCTCATTGATTTTAGTGAGACCTCTAGGCTTTTCTTTGCTTGATAAATTTGTTAAACGCGCAGGTATGGATTATTGGAATCAAGTAGACGTATCTGTAGTGGACTCTTTGGACGAAGCTTTGGCTGGAGTTAGCCCAGATGAGATGTTTTTTTTATCAACTAAAGGTTCACAATATTATGGAGATGCCTCCCTATCCACTACTGGAGTGTATATTTTTGGTTCCGAATCGAAAGGTCTTCCTGAAGAAGTATTAAAAAAATACTACAACCACTGTTATTATTTGCCAATGAAACCTCAAGTTAGGTCATTAAACTTAGCAACAACTGTGGGTGTAGTTTTATTTGAAGCAGTACGGCAAAATAATTATAGTACTTTAATTCGAGAAGGAAGTTAA
- the trxA gene encoding thioredoxin, whose translation MVKVVTAENFNSFIASGLVLIDFFAEWCGPCKMLSPILDALALELSNVSIGKVDIDTSPAPAEKYGVSSIPTLILFKNGEEVDRVVGLKDKDALVNLITKHF comes from the coding sequence ATGGTCAAAGTTGTAACTGCTGAAAACTTCAATTCTTTTATAGCCTCCGGTCTTGTGCTAATAGATTTCTTCGCTGAGTGGTGTGGTCCCTGTAAGATGCTATCTCCTATACTGGATGCTTTAGCTTTAGAATTATCTAATGTATCTATTGGTAAAGTCGATATTGATACTTCTCCTGCTCCGGCAGAAAAGTATGGGGTTTCCTCTATTCCCACATTAATTTTATTTAAAAATGGCGAGGAAGTCGATCGCGTAGTTGGATTAAAAGATAAAGATGCCCTAGTAAATCTCATTACTAAGCATTTTTAA